The following proteins come from a genomic window of Micavibrio aeruginosavorus EPB:
- the cysE gene encoding serine O-acetyltransferase yields MNLIAGLQDFIRSIRDRDAACPTWAEVVFCYPGFHILTIFHPLAHFLWAHKLRALARFWMYVGRWITGIEIHPAAKIGKNVFIDHGTGVVIGATATIGDECTIYHGVTLGGTGHGPQCGKRHPDIGTHVMIGAGAQILGPISVGDNAAIGANSVVTRDVPPGATVVGIPARITGQKDKDTEVYYGLPVGDAADDDRVSVRVMAEKWKGSGI; encoded by the coding sequence ATGAATTTAATCGCGGGATTACAGGATTTCATTCGCTCCATTCGTGACCGCGATGCCGCGTGTCCGACATGGGCCGAGGTTGTGTTTTGTTATCCCGGCTTTCATATCCTGACGATCTTCCATCCGCTGGCGCATTTTTTGTGGGCCCATAAATTGCGCGCGCTGGCACGGTTCTGGATGTATGTCGGACGGTGGATCACGGGCATCGAAATCCACCCGGCGGCGAAAATCGGTAAAAATGTTTTTATCGACCATGGTACGGGCGTTGTCATCGGGGCCACCGCGACAATTGGGGATGAATGCACCATTTATCACGGTGTTACATTGGGCGGTACCGGGCATGGCCCGCAATGCGGCAAACGCCATCCGGATATCGGCACCCATGTCATGATCGGGGCCGGGGCCCAGATTTTGGGCCCGATCAGCGTCGGCGACAACGCCGCCATCGGGGCCAATTCTGTCGTCACGCGCGACGTGCCGCCGGGGGCCACCGTCGTCGGCATTCCCGCCCGCATCACGGGGCAGAAAGATAAAGACACAGAAGTCTATTACGGCTTGCCCGTCGGTGATGCCGCGGACGACGACCGCGTGTCCGTCCGTGTGATGGCGGAAAAGTGGAAAGGGTCGGGGATTTAA
- a CDS encoding DUF502 domain-containing protein, producing the protein MTTEQPQTTPNQPQEREPFHLSVFAKIRGYFLAGILVTAPISITLYLTWVFLKFIDSQVSAIIPAHYYPQTAVPGLGLIIAVAFFITIGWFARNFMGRVVINISEYIVDRMPVIRTLYGATKQVFETVMGAQSQAFREAVMFQYPRPGIWAMGFVTGSTKGEVQRLTDDEVVNVFLPTTPNPTSGFLLFIPRKDLIFLEMNVEDAIKMIVSGGIITPPDPTSNPPQPKNGNGKKK; encoded by the coding sequence CCCCCAACCAACCGCAGGAGCGTGAGCCGTTCCATCTGAGCGTCTTTGCAAAAATTCGCGGGTATTTCCTTGCGGGTATTTTGGTGACGGCGCCGATTTCAATCACGCTGTATCTGACATGGGTGTTTCTGAAATTTATCGACAGCCAAGTGTCGGCCATTATTCCCGCGCATTATTACCCGCAAACCGCGGTGCCGGGGTTGGGGTTGATTATTGCGGTGGCGTTTTTTATCACCATCGGGTGGTTCGCGCGGAATTTTATGGGCCGTGTGGTCATCAATATTTCGGAATATATTGTTGACCGTATGCCCGTTATCCGCACGTTGTACGGGGCCACGAAACAGGTTTTTGAAACGGTGATGGGCGCGCAATCGCAAGCCTTCCGCGAAGCCGTCATGTTTCAATACCCGCGTCCCGGCATTTGGGCGATGGGGTTTGTGACCGGATCGACCAAAGGCGAGGTTCAGCGCTTAACGGATGATGAGGTGGTGAATGTGTTCCTGCCCACCACGCCGAACCCGACATCGGGCTTCCTGTTGTTTATTCCGCGTAAAGACTTAATTTTCTTAGAAATGAATGTTGAAGACGCAATCAAGATGATTGTTTCCGGCGGCATTATTACCCCGCCGGACCCCACATCAAACCCGCCGCAACCGAAGAACGGGAACGGCAAGAAAAAATAG
- the cysK gene encoding cysteine synthase A, with protein sequence MTEFRGKIYDSVIDTIGATPIVRLKRLSEKYGVTADIVAKLEFFNPLASVKDRIGFAMIDAAEAAGEITPGKTVLIEPTSGNTGIALAFVAAARGYRLILTMPESMSVERRKMLKLLGAELVLTPADKGMKGAIAKADELKAEYPDSFIPGQFDNPANPAIHERTTAEEIWNDTDGMADILISGVGTGGTLTGVSRVLKERNPGFKTIAVEPAASPVLSGGEPGLHKIQGIGAGFVPSILQTDLIDKIIKVENDDAVKMAREVARVEGLPVGISSGAALWAAIQVAKDPANAEKMIVVIIPSFAERYLSTVLFEGLE encoded by the coding sequence ATGACCGAATTTCGTGGAAAAATTTATGACTCGGTCATTGATACGATCGGCGCAACGCCCATCGTGCGATTGAAACGCCTGTCGGAAAAATATGGTGTGACCGCCGACATCGTGGCCAAGCTGGAGTTTTTTAATCCGCTGGCGTCGGTTAAGGACCGGATTGGTTTTGCCATGATCGACGCGGCGGAGGCCGCGGGGGAGATTACACCCGGTAAAACTGTTTTGATCGAACCCACATCGGGGAATACGGGCATTGCCCTTGCTTTTGTCGCGGCGGCGCGTGGATATCGCCTGATTTTGACCATGCCGGAAAGCATGTCGGTGGAACGCCGGAAAATGCTGAAACTGTTGGGGGCGGAACTGGTCCTGACCCCGGCGGACAAGGGCATGAAGGGCGCAATTGCCAAGGCGGATGAATTAAAAGCCGAATATCCCGACAGTTTCATCCCCGGGCAGTTTGATAATCCCGCCAATCCAGCCATTCATGAACGGACCACGGCGGAAGAAATCTGGAATGATACTGATGGTATGGCCGATATTCTGATTTCCGGCGTGGGGACGGGCGGGACGTTGACCGGCGTGTCGCGCGTGTTAAAGGAACGCAATCCCGGTTTTAAAACCATCGCCGTCGAACCCGCGGCCAGCCCGGTTTTGTCCGGTGGTGAACCGGGCCTGCATAAAATTCAGGGAATTGGTGCCGGTTTCGTGCCATCCATCCTGCAAACCGATTTGATTGATAAAATCATCAAAGTCGAAAACGATGATGCCGTCAAAATGGCGCGTGAGGTGGCAAGGGTCGAAGGGCTGCCCGTCGGCATTTCGTCCGGCGCGGCGTTGTGGGCGGCAATACAGGTGGCCAAAGACCCCGCCAATGCGGAAAAAATGATCGTTGTGATTATTCCATCCTTTGCCGAACGCTATTTGTCGACCGTTTTGTTTGAGGGGCTGGAATGA